One Parasphingorhabdus cellanae genomic region harbors:
- a CDS encoding GGDEF domain-containing protein: MVAELVGEGEIEEKCPHCIVFQLENARLKEALSEMEQRANHDPLTELPNRRYFIESLEKRIRRCQRYGDNTALLFLDVDDLKSINDTHGHAAGDALLIHLAKILKDNIRACDMVARIGGDEFALLLDNLDADQVEHKILSLIDRIKTANLVHDDRVLKFGAAIGYSFVGPADTVSALMSRADEAMYQSKNDNV, encoded by the coding sequence TTGGTTGCTGAACTTGTTGGTGAAGGGGAAATTGAAGAAAAATGCCCGCATTGTATTGTTTTTCAACTGGAAAATGCCCGATTGAAAGAAGCATTGTCTGAAATGGAACAGCGCGCCAATCATGATCCCCTGACCGAGCTTCCCAATCGCCGCTATTTTATAGAAAGTCTGGAAAAACGTATCCGGCGGTGCCAGCGCTATGGCGATAATACGGCGCTGTTGTTTCTTGATGTCGATGACTTGAAGTCGATCAACGACACCCATGGCCATGCGGCCGGGGATGCATTGCTGATCCATCTTGCCAAAATATTGAAAGACAATATCCGGGCCTGTGACATGGTCGCGCGGATCGGCGGCGATGAATTTGCGTTGCTGCTCGACAATCTGGATGCTGATCAAGTGGAGCACAAGATCCTGTCTTTGATCGATCGAATCAAGACAGCCAATCTGGTTCACGACGATCGGGTTTTAAAATTTGGGGCGGCTATTGGTTATAGCTTTGTCGGACCTGCAGACACCGTATCCGCGCTGATGTCACGGGCCGATGAAGCCATGTATCAATCGAAAAATGATAATGTCTGA
- the purE gene encoding 5-(carboxyamino)imidazole ribonucleotide mutase codes for MTEANQKIGPKIGIIMGSQSDWATMRLAADILEQLDIAHEVKIVSAHRTPDRLYDYAKSAASRKLKVIIAGAGGAAHLPGMAAAMTRIPVLGVPIQSRSLNGVDSLLSIAQMPAGIPVGTLAIGDAGAKNAALLAAAIIANEDDALADRLDAWRAAQSDAVAEQPE; via the coding sequence ATGACCGAAGCCAATCAGAAAATTGGACCGAAAATTGGAATCATCATGGGCAGTCAGTCCGACTGGGCCACCATGCGTCTTGCCGCCGATATTCTGGAACAGCTTGATATTGCGCATGAAGTCAAAATTGTTTCGGCGCACCGTACACCCGACCGCTTATATGATTATGCCAAATCCGCCGCATCGCGAAAATTGAAAGTGATCATAGCCGGTGCCGGCGGTGCCGCACATTTGCCTGGTATGGCCGCCGCGATGACACGGATACCGGTATTGGGCGTGCCGATCCAGTCGCGTAGCTTAAACGGCGTCGATAGCTTGCTGTCCATCGCGCAGATGCCCGCCGGTATTCCGGTAGGAACATTGGCAATTGGTGATGCTGGCGCGAAAAATGCCGCCTTACTGGCCGCAGCAATCATCGCCAACGAAGACGATGCGCTGGCGGACCGGTTGGATGCATGGCGCGCCGCGCAAAGCGACGCCGTTGCCGAGCAACCGGAATAG
- a CDS encoding 5-(carboxyamino)imidazole ribonucleotide synthase: protein MTPLPPGSTIGILGGGQLGRMLGVAAAQLGYRCHIYAPDEASVAADVAAEFTCAQDDDIPALEKFADACDVITFEFENVPVAPLTAIADRAPLYPPVAALDIAQNRIAEKNYARTHGGKTAPFAEVTDAASLDKAIADIGAPAILKTIRMGYDGKGQARIKPGDDLGKHWDSVAHQPCVAEGFVTFSHEFSVILVRGQDGAIRYWDTPHNIHEDGILAQSLVPAPAEIARQEEAARALAAKMADAMDYVGVLTCEFFATDNGPVFNEMAPRVHNSGHWTIEGAITSQFENHIRAICGLPLGDTGLVADRVEMTNLIGGSAGEWQALLTDSANQLHLYGKGESRPGRKMGHVTKLFF from the coding sequence ATGACCCCGCTTCCTCCCGGTTCGACCATTGGCATTTTGGGCGGCGGTCAATTGGGCCGGATGCTTGGGGTTGCAGCTGCGCAGCTTGGCTATCGCTGTCATATCTATGCGCCAGATGAAGCCAGTGTCGCGGCTGATGTCGCGGCGGAATTTACCTGCGCACAGGACGACGATATTCCGGCGCTGGAAAAATTTGCCGATGCCTGTGACGTCATCACCTTTGAATTTGAAAATGTTCCCGTCGCGCCGCTTACCGCGATAGCAGACCGCGCCCCGCTCTATCCGCCGGTAGCTGCACTCGATATTGCGCAAAACCGGATCGCCGAGAAAAATTATGCGCGCACTCATGGCGGCAAGACCGCTCCGTTTGCTGAAGTCACGGACGCCGCGTCTCTGGACAAGGCGATAGCGGACATAGGCGCCCCCGCCATTCTGAAAACCATCCGGATGGGCTATGATGGCAAGGGGCAAGCCCGCATAAAACCGGGGGATGATTTGGGCAAACATTGGGATAGCGTGGCCCATCAACCGTGTGTTGCAGAGGGCTTTGTGACCTTCTCCCATGAATTTTCGGTAATCCTTGTGCGCGGACAAGATGGTGCCATCCGCTATTGGGATACGCCGCATAATATTCATGAAGACGGCATCTTGGCACAGTCTCTGGTTCCTGCTCCCGCTGAAATTGCCAGGCAAGAAGAAGCCGCACGGGCGCTGGCGGCCAAAATGGCAGATGCAATGGATTATGTCGGTGTGCTGACCTGCGAATTTTTCGCTACGGATAACGGACCGGTGTTTAACGAGATGGCCCCACGTGTTCATAATAGCGGGCACTGGACCATCGAGGGCGCGATCACCAGCCAGTTTGAAAATCACATAAGAGCGATTTGCGGATTACCGCTGGGCGATACCGGATTGGTCGCGGACAGAGTCGAAATGACAAATCTTATTGGTGGTAGTGCTGGTGAATGGCAGGCGCTGCTAACAGACTCCGCCAACCAGCTTCATCTTTACGGAAAAGGCGAGAGCCGCCCGGGCCGAAAAATGGGCCATGTCACGAAATTGTTTTTCTGA
- a CDS encoding dihydrofolate reductase has product MNHPEIILILARADNGVIGKDGALPWHLPADLRHFKSVTQGKPMIMGRKTFDSLPGLLPGRRHIVLTRDKEWEAEGAEAAGNVEEALKIANAPHIAIIGGAEIYRLFLPKADRIALTEVHMDVDGDTVMESFDPDIWQESEREHHDAAQGRPAFSFVTLKRKEG; this is encoded by the coding sequence ATGAATCATCCTGAAATCATCCTGATCCTCGCGCGCGCCGACAATGGCGTAATCGGCAAAGACGGCGCTTTGCCGTGGCATTTGCCAGCCGACTTGCGCCACTTCAAATCCGTGACACAGGGTAAACCGATGATCATGGGGCGTAAAACCTTTGACAGTTTGCCGGGACTATTGCCGGGTCGTCGTCATATCGTGCTGACCCGCGACAAAGAATGGGAAGCCGAAGGCGCCGAAGCTGCGGGTAATGTCGAAGAGGCTTTGAAAATCGCCAATGCGCCACATATCGCGATTATCGGCGGCGCGGAGATTTATCGGCTCTTTCTTCCAAAGGCCGATCGCATTGCACTCACCGAAGTGCATATGGATGTGGATGGCGATACAGTTATGGAAAGCTTTGATCCTGATATTTGGCAGGAAAGTGAAAGAGAGCATCATGATGCCGCGCAAGGACGGCCCGCTTTCTCTTTTGTTACCCTGAAAAGGAAAGAGGGATGA
- a CDS encoding dipeptidase, producing MKKFLAATFLLVMVLAIGFFIFAPSIFEKQTNMIDGKPLPEITAEAQTLHDSLMIVDLHSDTLLWKRKITDSVDYGHVDLQRMQQGNVGLQIFSSVTKTPKNQNYDSNSAETDNITMLAIAQLQPIRTWNSLLERQLWHATKLDRAVAASDGAMVAISTPSHVDGLAMARTRPEKPIGVMFSAEGLQTLEGKRENLDTLYDSGMRMAGLVHFFDNELAGSMHGEEKGGLTDFGRQIVRDMEDKGMIVDIAHSSHETVADILKIARRPVVSSHGGVQAVCGVNRNLTDEEIKGVAATGGLIGLGYWDGAMCDTDPKSVAKAAKHIRDLVGIQHIALGGDFDGAVTTRFDTSGIVHITQALMEAGFTETEIRAVMGENALRVLQQGLIPLKDLPKQAVEQTSETGQ from the coding sequence ATGAAGAAATTCCTGGCGGCCACATTCTTATTGGTAATGGTCCTGGCCATCGGTTTCTTCATTTTTGCACCCAGCATATTCGAAAAGCAGACCAACATGATTGATGGCAAGCCATTGCCGGAAATTACCGCCGAGGCCCAAACGCTGCATGACAGCCTGATGATCGTTGACCTCCATAGTGATACGTTGCTGTGGAAACGCAAAATTACGGATAGTGTCGATTATGGGCATGTCGACCTGCAGCGCATGCAGCAAGGCAATGTCGGATTACAAATTTTCTCCAGCGTCACCAAAACGCCCAAAAACCAGAATTACGACAGCAATAGCGCCGAAACCGATAATATCACAATGCTCGCTATCGCTCAGCTACAGCCCATCCGGACATGGAATTCTCTATTGGAACGTCAATTATGGCATGCGACCAAATTGGACCGGGCCGTCGCTGCTTCCGATGGCGCGATGGTTGCAATCAGCACACCGTCCCATGTGGATGGATTGGCCATGGCGCGTACCAGACCTGAAAAACCGATTGGCGTGATGTTCTCCGCCGAAGGCTTGCAAACGCTGGAAGGCAAGCGTGAAAATCTCGACACGCTTTATGATTCCGGCATGCGCATGGCTGGCCTTGTGCATTTTTTCGATAACGAACTGGCCGGGTCGATGCATGGAGAAGAAAAAGGCGGTCTCACCGATTTTGGGAGGCAGATTGTCCGCGACATGGAAGACAAGGGCATGATCGTCGATATCGCGCACAGCAGTCACGAGACTGTGGCCGATATCCTGAAAATAGCGCGTCGCCCGGTCGTGTCCAGCCATGGCGGAGTGCAAGCCGTTTGTGGTGTGAATCGCAATCTGACGGACGAAGAGATTAAGGGCGTTGCGGCGACCGGCGGCTTGATTGGTCTTGGCTATTGGGACGGCGCCATGTGCGACACCGACCCGAAAAGTGTCGCAAAGGCGGCCAAACATATCCGCGATCTGGTCGGCATCCAGCATATCGCGCTGGGCGGGGATTTTGACGGGGCAGTAACCACCCGTTTCGACACCAGCGGCATCGTCCATATCACACAAGCGTTGATGGAAGCGGGCTTTACCGAAACAGAGATTCGTGCGGTGATGGGCGAAAATGCCCTGCGGGTTTTGCAGCAAGGTCTGATCCCACTAAAAGATTTACCGAAACAAGCGGTTGAACAAACCAGCGAAACTGGCCAATAG
- a CDS encoding bifunctional riboflavin kinase/FAD synthetase — translation MMRLSGQNRIAKELRGAIIALGNFDGFHKGHQVVAQTAIDWAAAEGRPAIIATFDPHPVRHFQPDAPPFRLTTLDQRERLFTAAGADAMLIFEFGAELAGTTAEDFVEKLLVERFGAAGIVTGEDFTFGKGRVGNVEVMKQLGAPLGLSTKAVGAVSDGQNGEAQVISSSRIRDALKAGDCETAAALLTRPFAIEGPVIHGDKNGRKLGYPTANIDIDHYLRPKYGIYAVKGRLPDGRVVKGAANLGIRPTFDPPKELLEPYFFDFAEDLYGQVIEVELHHFLRGEEKFDDLDGLMAQMAKDCDRAKDLLG, via the coding sequence ATCATGCGGCTAAGCGGGCAAAACAGAATAGCGAAAGAATTGCGCGGTGCGATTATTGCGCTGGGCAATTTTGATGGCTTTCACAAGGGCCATCAGGTTGTCGCGCAAACAGCGATCGACTGGGCCGCGGCAGAGGGCCGTCCGGCGATCATCGCAACCTTTGATCCGCATCCCGTCCGCCATTTTCAGCCCGACGCACCGCCTTTTCGCCTAACGACCTTGGACCAGCGCGAACGTCTGTTCACCGCCGCCGGCGCTGATGCGATGCTGATATTCGAATTTGGTGCAGAATTGGCAGGCACGACCGCCGAGGATTTTGTCGAAAAACTGCTGGTCGAACGCTTTGGCGCAGCAGGCATTGTCACCGGTGAAGATTTCACCTTTGGCAAAGGCCGCGTAGGCAATGTCGAAGTCATGAAACAGTTGGGCGCGCCACTCGGCCTGTCCACCAAGGCAGTTGGCGCGGTTAGCGATGGCCAAAATGGTGAGGCGCAAGTTATCTCCTCCAGTCGCATCCGCGATGCCTTGAAAGCCGGTGATTGTGAAACGGCGGCCGCGCTGCTCACCCGGCCCTTCGCGATTGAAGGTCCGGTCATCCACGGCGACAAAAATGGCCGTAAGCTTGGCTATCCCACCGCCAATATCGATATCGATCACTATCTGCGCCCCAAATATGGCATATATGCTGTAAAGGGCCGCTTGCCCGATGGCCGCGTTGTTAAGGGTGCTGCCAATCTGGGCATCCGCCCGACCTTCGATCCACCGAAAGAGTTGCTGGAACCCTATTTCTTTGATTTTGCTGAAGATCTCTACGGCCAGGTCATCGAGGTTGAGCTGCACCATTTCCTGCGCGGTGAGGAAAAATTTGACGATCTTGACGGGCTCATGGCGCAAATGGCAAAAGATTGTGACAGGGCCAAGGACCTGCTTGGATGA
- a CDS encoding glycerophosphodiester phosphodiesterase family protein: protein MKKTLLWGFGGLWMLFLIIFLLNSSRWAPDPDGRFKMIAHRGVHHIYDPTGIGRDDCTAVRMLPGQEELEIFENTIHSIRAAVGMQADMVEVDVAPTKDGKMVLFHDWTVDCRTEGTGNTRDLTLAELQALDVGYGYSSDGGKTFPLRGKGVGKIPTVEEALASETYRPFLFNFKSKNPDEADQLYAILKSAGRDPLKEGDGFYGGEAPVKRMKELVPGIWAWSKPDVKACTKDYAWMGWLGMTPDSCKNGTLVVPLDYQWAFAGWPNRTTARMEAVGARTLIIGPMNDRESTRGLTYGNQLADIPVSFNGYVMVEDISKVGPALIR, encoded by the coding sequence ATGAAGAAGACACTATTGTGGGGATTTGGTGGCCTCTGGATGTTGTTCCTCATCATATTTTTGCTCAACAGTTCCCGATGGGCCCCGGACCCCGATGGCCGCTTCAAAATGATCGCCCATCGCGGTGTGCATCATATCTACGACCCAACGGGAATTGGCCGGGATGATTGCACAGCGGTTCGCATGCTCCCCGGGCAGGAAGAGCTGGAGATTTTCGAGAATACAATCCACTCGATCCGCGCAGCTGTCGGGATGCAGGCGGATATGGTGGAGGTTGATGTTGCCCCGACCAAAGACGGCAAAATGGTGCTGTTTCATGACTGGACCGTTGATTGTCGCACCGAGGGTACAGGCAATACGCGGGACCTGACGCTGGCTGAATTGCAGGCGCTGGACGTGGGCTATGGCTATTCATCCGATGGCGGAAAAACCTTTCCTCTGCGCGGCAAAGGGGTTGGGAAAATACCAACGGTAGAAGAGGCGCTAGCCTCAGAGACCTACAGACCATTTTTGTTTAACTTCAAAAGTAAGAACCCCGATGAAGCTGACCAGCTCTACGCGATCCTCAAGTCCGCTGGCCGCGATCCCCTGAAAGAAGGCGATGGCTTTTATGGCGGAGAAGCGCCGGTCAAACGCATGAAAGAATTGGTGCCCGGCATTTGGGCCTGGTCGAAACCCGATGTCAAAGCCTGTACCAAGGATTATGCATGGATGGGTTGGCTCGGCATGACGCCCGATAGCTGCAAAAACGGTACACTGGTGGTTCCATTGGACTATCAATGGGCCTTTGCCGGATGGCCCAATCGCACCACAGCCCGTATGGAAGCCGTCGGTGCGCGCACGCTGATTATCGGCCCGATGAACGACCGCGAATCCACCCGGGGATTGACCTATGGCAATCAGCTAGCGGACATTCCGGTGAGCTTTAACGGCTATGTTATGGTGGAAGATATCAGCAAAGTGGGGCCGGCGCTTATTCGCTAG
- the ileS gene encoding isoleucine--tRNA ligase: MTDPKASEAPDYKDTVFLPKTDFPMKAGLANKEPAILERWQNIGLYEKLREARAGREKFIFHDGPPYANGNIHIGHSLNKTLKDLVVRSQNMLGKDAPFVPGWDCHGLPIEWKIEEQYRKKKRNKDEVPASEFRAECREYADKWVDVQREEFKRLGISAQWDKPYLTMDYDAEAAIVAELLKFAEAGQLYRGAKPVMWSPVEKTALAEAEVEYEDITSTQIDVAFEIVEAPNAPELVGAHAVIWTTTPWTIPVNQALAYGADVEYFVVVDPATERRFLVAQGLFTAFSERLKKSADVDDFKLWQVTDDAGKPLIVKGSQLAGAIAKHPMADILCSRAGGSLSPDSATSSDREMDSRLRGNTGGVDAAALEFYTKPRPFLDGSHFVTTEAGTGLVHMSPDHGEDDFLLCKENGINPVFAVDADGVYREDWAWLPRGDERAGGVINKKFVSSTGPICEDLRAAGALLSASDDFQHSYPHSWRSKAKIIYRCTPQWFVPMDEPLKAPEKHGVIPADGGISDGGLQPKEIPASAGMTDKEMVVGHAEGVAATLRETALAEIDKTRFVPARGHRRLQSMLEGRPDWVLSRQRAWGVPIALYVDRKTGDYLNDPAVNERIIAAFKTDGADAWFNADHQEFLGNKYSLDDYEVITDILDVWFDSGCTHAFVLESGKWPDHQTPADLYLEGSDQHRGWFQSSLLESCGTRGRAPYKAVLTHGMTLDKNGKKMSKSLGNTLDPQKIINVNGADILRLWAASVDFTEDHRIGDEILKGVTDSYRKLRNTFRYMLGGLSDFEDSERVAVADMPELERYVLHRLAEVDAKLKSHVNDFAFGPYMRELTAFAQDDLSAFFFDIRKDCLYCDAPDDPKRMAYRTVMDILFHALTRYIAPVLVFTAEEIWQSRFPDENDSIHLKEWPEVDGAWNDEALAGKWGNIRIARINVTEAIEPLRREKTIRSSLEAEVTYPMGDLPIDAAEFAELCIVADVKDGAEITVTKTDHHKCGRCWRLLPDVKEDGALCGRCDGVLNA, translated from the coding sequence ATGACTGACCCAAAAGCATCTGAAGCTCCAGATTATAAAGACACGGTTTTCCTGCCGAAAACCGATTTCCCGATGAAAGCCGGCCTTGCGAATAAGGAACCGGCGATTCTGGAGCGCTGGCAGAATATTGGGCTTTATGAGAAGCTGCGGGAAGCCCGTGCAGGCCGCGAAAAGTTCATTTTCCATGATGGCCCGCCTTACGCCAATGGCAATATCCATATCGGCCACAGCCTTAACAAGACGCTCAAGGATTTGGTCGTCCGGTCTCAGAATATGCTCGGCAAGGATGCGCCCTTTGTACCCGGATGGGATTGTCACGGCCTGCCGATTGAGTGGAAGATCGAGGAACAATACCGCAAGAAAAAGCGCAACAAGGACGAGGTTCCAGCGAGCGAATTCCGCGCCGAATGCCGCGAATATGCCGACAAATGGGTCGATGTGCAGCGCGAGGAATTCAAGCGGCTCGGCATTTCGGCGCAGTGGGACAAGCCCTATCTGACGATGGATTATGACGCCGAAGCGGCGATCGTCGCGGAGCTGCTGAAGTTTGCGGAAGCGGGACAATTGTATCGCGGCGCGAAGCCGGTCATGTGGTCGCCGGTTGAGAAAACCGCCTTGGCCGAGGCCGAGGTGGAATATGAAGATATCACCTCGACGCAAATTGATGTGGCGTTTGAGATTGTCGAGGCACCGAATGCGCCGGAACTAGTTGGCGCGCATGCGGTGATCTGGACGACGACGCCTTGGACCATTCCGGTCAATCAGGCGCTCGCTTATGGGGCGGATGTTGAGTATTTTGTTGTCGTCGATCCTGCAACTGAACGCAGGTTTCTTGTTGCTCAAGGTTTATTTACCGCTTTTTCTGAGAGACTTAAGAAATCAGCTGATGTTGATGATTTTAAATTATGGCAAGTAACTGACGATGCTGGAAAGCCTTTGATAGTTAAAGGCTCGCAACTCGCGGGCGCCATCGCCAAACACCCCATGGCCGATATCCTGTGCTCCCGCGCAGGCGGGAGCCTATCTCCCGACAGCGCAACATCGAGCGACCGGGAGATGGATTCCCGCCTACGCGGGAATACGGGTGGCGTAGATGCGGCGGCGCTGGAATTCTACACCAAACCGCGCCCGTTCCTTGATGGATCGCACTTCGTCACCACCGAAGCAGGCACCGGCCTGGTCCATATGTCACCGGACCATGGCGAGGATGATTTCCTGCTGTGTAAGGAAAACGGCATCAACCCGGTTTTCGCGGTCGATGCGGATGGCGTCTATCGGGAAGATTGGGCCTGGCTGCCGCGCGGAGATGAGCGCGCGGGCGGGGTGATCAACAAGAAATTTGTCAGCAGCACTGGTCCGATTTGTGAAGACCTGCGCGCAGCGGGCGCTTTGCTCTCGGCCAGCGACGATTTTCAGCATAGCTATCCGCATAGCTGGCGGTCGAAAGCGAAGATCATCTATCGCTGTACCCCGCAATGGTTTGTGCCGATGGATGAGCCGCTAAAGGCTCCGGAAAAGCATGGCGTCATCCCAGCGGACGGTGGGATCTCAGACGGTGGTCTGCAACCGAAGGAGATTCCAGCTTCCGCTGGAATGACGGACAAAGAGATGGTCGTTGGCCATGCCGAAGGCGTCGCTGCTACCCTGCGCGAGACGGCGCTGGCGGAAATTGACAAGACCCGCTTCGTCCCTGCGCGCGGCCATCGCCGCCTGCAGTCCATGCTCGAAGGCCGCCCCGACTGGGTGCTCAGTCGCCAGCGCGCCTGGGGCGTGCCGATTGCGCTTTATGTCGATCGCAAGACCGGTGACTATCTCAATGACCCGGCGGTCAACGAGCGCATTATCGCCGCCTTCAAAACCGACGGTGCCGATGCGTGGTTTAATGCCGATCATCAGGAATTTCTTGGCAATAAATATAGCCTCGATGATTATGAAGTGATCACCGACATTCTCGACGTCTGGTTTGACAGCGGCTGCACCCATGCTTTCGTGCTGGAGAGCGGCAAATGGCCGGATCATCAGACCCCGGCTGACCTCTATCTGGAAGGCAGCGACCAGCATCGCGGCTGGTTCCAGTCGAGCCTGCTGGAATCATGCGGCACGCGCGGGCGTGCGCCTTACAAGGCCGTACTGACGCATGGCATGACGCTCGACAAGAACGGCAAGAAAATGTCGAAGTCGCTCGGCAATACGCTTGATCCGCAAAAAATTATCAACGTCAATGGCGCGGATATCCTGCGCCTCTGGGCCGCGAGCGTCGATTTCACCGAGGATCACCGGATCGGTGATGAAATCCTGAAAGGCGTCACCGACAGCTATCGCAAATTGCGCAACACTTTCCGTTATATGCTTGGCGGCCTCAGCGATTTTGAGGATAGCGAGCGGGTGGCCGTCGCCGATATGCCGGAGCTGGAGCGCTATGTGCTGCACCGTCTGGCCGAGGTTGATGCGAAGCTGAAGAGCCATGTGAATGATTTCGCCTTCGGGCCCTATATGCGCGAGCTGACCGCCTTTGCGCAGGATGATCTGAGCGCTTTCTTCTTCGATATCCGTAAGGACTGCCTCTATTGCGACGCGCCGGATGATCCGAAACGCATGGCCTACCGGACGGTGATGGATATATTGTTCCACGCTCTTACGCGTTACATCGCGCCCGTGCTGGTCTTTACCGCCGAAGAAATCTGGCAGAGCCGTTTCCCGGATGAGAATGACAGCATCCACTTGAAAGAGTGGCCGGAAGTCGATGGTGCTTGGAACGATGAAGCGCTGGCCGGAAAGTGGGGCAATATCCGCATAGCCAGAATCAATGTCACGGAAGCTATTGAACCGCTGCGCCGCGAGAAAACCATTCGCTCCAGTTTGGAAGCAGAAGTGACCTATCCGATGGGTGACCTACCGATTGATGCGGCGGAATTTGCCGAACTATGCATCGTTGCCGATGTAAAGGATGGCGCGGAAATCACCGTGACCAAAACCGACCATCACAAATGCGGGCGCTGCTGGCGATTGTTGCCGGATGTAAAGGAAGACGGCGCGCTCTGCGGCCGCTGCGACGGGGTTCTCAACGCATGA
- the lspA gene encoding signal peptidase II yields MTKATSKYRIIGLVVAFLIFIADQFTKYMVMHPLDLRAKGQIELLPFFNLTWAENYGVSMGFLTASTDFQRWALVALTAFIAIAVLIWMWREKAKWDIIALSFVLGGAMGNILDRARLGYVADFADLHIGDFRPFLIFNVADACISIGVVILLARALLIREKPDEE; encoded by the coding sequence ATGACTAAAGCGACTTCGAAATACCGGATCATCGGCCTTGTTGTCGCCTTTTTGATCTTCATCGCGGACCAGTTCACCAAATATATGGTGATGCATCCGCTTGACCTGCGCGCCAAGGGCCAGATTGAATTATTGCCGTTTTTCAACCTCACCTGGGCGGAGAATTATGGTGTGTCGATGGGATTCCTGACCGCATCGACGGACTTTCAACGCTGGGCGCTGGTCGCGCTGACGGCTTTCATCGCCATTGCGGTGCTGATCTGGATGTGGCGGGAAAAGGCGAAATGGGACATTATCGCTCTGTCTTTCGTCCTCGGCGGTGCAATGGGCAATATCCTCGACCGGGCGCGGCTCGGCTATGTCGCTGATTTTGCAGATCTACATATCGGCGATTTCCGCCCATTCCTGATTTTCAATGTCGCAGATGCGTGCATTTCCATCGGGGTCGTAATCCTGCTTGCACGCGCGCTGTTAATACGCGAGAAGCCGGACGAGGAATAA
- a CDS encoding DUF3035 domain-containing protein: protein MRKSMIGISLISLVGLSACGSSGLFDRDRPDEFAVSRQPPLVIPPDFGLNPPQPGQPRPQTGGVQQQTLEAMFGGSQARSVTESAIVGQAGDSDAGIRSSVGDAETFTVDKGSVTRDIIAAPEGDGQSAQAATPE, encoded by the coding sequence ATGCGTAAATCAATGATAGGTATCAGCCTCATCTCGCTGGTCGGACTATCCGCTTGCGGTTCCAGCGGCCTGTTTGATCGTGACCGTCCCGATGAATTTGCCGTATCGCGTCAGCCGCCATTGGTGATTCCGCCAGATTTCGGGCTTAACCCACCCCAACCTGGCCAGCCTCGTCCCCAAACCGGCGGTGTGCAGCAACAGACATTGGAAGCCATGTTCGGCGGCTCCCAAGCCCGCAGCGTGACCGAGTCCGCGATTGTCGGCCAAGCCGGTGATTCCGATGCCGGTATCCGTTCTTCCGTGGGTGATGCCGAAACCTTTACCGTCGATAAAGGCAGCGTAACCCGCGACATTATCGCCGCACCCGAAGGCGATGGTCAAAGCGCACAGGCCGCTACGCCGGAATAA
- a CDS encoding SDR family oxidoreductase, producing the protein MKLNLENKTVLVTAGSKGIGLATALGFHACGAKVAICGRSQDNLDAAAAQMPGCLALVGDVSQSDDIDRVVQGAGDKFGGIDILVNNAGGPPPGLFEELADEDWDKAVQLTLMSVIRTTRLVLPHMRAQKWGRIVNISSSGVKQPVPGLTLSNSIRMAVLGWAKTLANQVAGDNILVNTVCPGFTNTDRITQIFEKQSQASGKSIEEIAAGMAAQIPMQRIGQPEEIANLAVFLGSEAASYITGTAIQVDGGSVQGF; encoded by the coding sequence ATGAAACTAAATCTGGAAAATAAAACCGTCCTTGTCACCGCTGGCAGCAAGGGCATTGGCTTGGCCACCGCGTTGGGATTTCATGCATGCGGAGCAAAAGTCGCGATTTGCGGGCGATCGCAGGATAATCTGGATGCTGCGGCTGCGCAGATGCCAGGCTGTTTGGCACTCGTCGGGGATGTTTCGCAATCGGACGATATTGATCGGGTCGTGCAAGGGGCTGGCGACAAATTTGGCGGGATCGATATATTGGTCAACAATGCTGGCGGGCCGCCGCCCGGTCTCTTTGAAGAGCTGGCGGATGAAGATTGGGATAAGGCGGTACAATTGACCCTGATGTCAGTCATCCGCACGACGCGATTGGTGTTGCCGCATATGCGCGCGCAAAAATGGGGCCGTATTGTCAATATCTCATCATCCGGGGTGAAACAGCCGGTTCCTGGCCTTACCCTGTCGAACAGCATAAGAATGGCGGTATTGGGCTGGGCCAAGACGCTCGCTAATCAGGTGGCGGGCGATAATATCTTGGTCAATACGGTTTGCCCCGGCTTCACCAATACCGACCGGATCACCCAGATATTCGAGAAACAATCCCAGGCGTCGGGCAAGAGTATCGAAGAGATTGCTGCAGGCATGGCGGCCCAGATTCCGATGCAACGCATTGGTCAACCAGAGGAAATCGCCAATTTGGCGGTTTTTCTGGGATCAGAAGCGGCCAGCTATATTACCGGCACCGCCATTCAGGTGGATGGCGGCTCGGTACAAGGTTTCTGA